Within Fusarium fujikuroi IMI 58289 draft genome, chromosome FFUJ_chr08, the genomic segment ACTGGTGGGATCCTCAGAGGCAACGGAGCTCAGATCAATGCCTGAGTTGAACGCCTTCTTGTAGTTGAACAAGAAGTCGTAGTTGCGGTTGATGTCGATACCAATGGCATCGGGGTTCCCCTTCGAGCTCTTGGGGTTGCGGTTCTTGCGCCAGCATGAGTTGGTGGATTGATCGTGCTTGACACCATCGgggttgatgatgggaaGGACGACGATACCGCCATCAACAGCCTTGCGGACTTGGGCAGCAGTGAAAGTAGTCTTGCCATACTTAAGACCCTTGCCCGCCTTGCGAGCGTGAAGAAGGTCAGACAGCCAGTAGACTACATGATCGGGGCCACCACGCTCACGCGCATGGGCACCGCTAATGATGAAGAACTTGGGGTTCTTTCCAATCTTTGCACCAAGGGTCTTCACACCCTCGTAGGTCTTGTAGGGAGGGCGAATGAGCTCAACTTCCTTGAAGTTCTTAGCAAGACCCTCAAGAGCGGAAGAGACCTCAGCGGGAGTGAGAATGGACTTGAGGTTGCGGTCTGAAGTGGAAAGGCCCTTGGGGACGATAGTGCCCTTCTTGAAGCGATCGCCCGTTCCAATGGGGAAATCAGGTTCCGGGCGGGTAGCCTGTCTAGCGGCGAGGACTGCAGCGCGCTCCGAATGGGGGACTGAGTCGGAGGGGATAAGACAGGCAGAAGCCGAAAGAGCGTAGGCTAAAAGTTGAAGCTTCATGATTGGAACCCGTTGTAAAGAAATGACTACCagtgaaggatgaggagtGAATGAAGTCCCAATGATGGGAGAGAAGagggttatatttaagcttaagcttaagaCAATTGATCAACGAGACATTGAATCTCCCGTACGGCGTTGGAGTTCTTGGCCCTGTGAATCAACTGGATTCCAGTGGCTCTCCTTCCTATCTCAGCCAGCTTCCCGTAAACAAAGTCCCCCTGGGGGCACGGGCAGACTGTTTGTGGTAGGTGAAGCGATAGATAACATGCAGCAAGGGGCCATGATTGGATGAGTACAAGGAACGTTTGTAGACGATCTTTTGGTGATTACAATCTGACCTGGAGAACATAGACAAGGGACATTTATGCTGAGTCGGTAGTTGGTGCTTATTGGGGGAATTGGAAGCTTGGCCCTGGAATGGGGAGATGGAGGTTCAGGGTAGGGGATGTAAGATGGCTGGTCTGGCGGTATGGGCTTATCTGTAGGACATGGGGAAGTTGTGGTAAGACTGAAAGCTATCTTTGATCTATCAAGCATTGAATTATCATTTTAATTTGTCAATTGACCGATGAGAATGGGCAAACTCGAGAGTATTTTTGTCTAACATTTGGTATTGTCCATGGGATTTGCTTCCCCAGGATGAAAGAGACCAATGGGGACAAGTTCGATTATGCTGACTAGACTACAACCAGCGTTTCAATCAATAAACACCATAAGCCTTACAGAGTACATCTCATAAATTGACTTTCACCTCAATTCCACTTCCTCATAAGTTCTCATTACAACCAAGTTCTCAAtgcctttcctcttcctggGCCTCATCGCCCAATCACACCTCCGCCCTCGCTGACGTATACCGGAGCGTTCCCCCGGCCTGATCACGTGACTACGCCCAAACCGAGCTTAGCTTAGCTTTCTCCATCGGAACAGACCAGTCAACCCGGGTAGCAACGAGAAATTTATCATCaccttcaacctcatcatccaaACTCCACCACCGCCCACCGACGTCAATTGACCCTTTCCTCCTCGACACCcgggaaaagagaaaatacaGCCAAAATGTTCCGATCAGCAGTCCTCCGATCCGTCCGCGTCGCCGCCCGTCCCGCCATGCGCTCATTCACCGTGGCGCCCCGCGTCGCTACCGCTGCCGTCCCCAAGATCCAGAGCTTCCAGGCCGTGCGGTTCTACAGCGCTGGCGGTGCGCTCAACAAGGAGGAGGTCGAGGGCCGAATtatgagcttgttgaaggGCTTCGACAAGGTGAGAAATCATCTCCGAGATGGCAATGGATTCACCGAGGGAATCCCCCTCCAAATTGCAGATCTGATAAACCAGTAGCTAACGATAGTCTTAGGTCAACGATGTCTCCAACGTACGTCTCGATAATCAGCATATTCGAATACTTACCTAACCATTCGCAGATCGGTACCAGCGCTCACTTCGCCAACGACCTCGGTCTCGACTCTCTCGACACTGTTGAGGTCGTCATGGCCATTGAGGAGGAATTCAGCATTGAGATCCCCGACAAGGATGCCGATTCCATCCACTCCGGTATATCTAGCCTCTCCCCCCTTGAGCTCCAGAACAGCATACTAACAACCCCCCAGTCCAACAGGCTGTTGAGTACATCCTGAACCAGCCCGACGCCAACTAAACGTATATCTCCCAAACCGCCACCCCTCCTTTCCTCCTCATTGTACAATTACCACTCTCATGACCACCGAAATCCTTCCTCGGCAAGGATTTAAAAGACGCCGATAAAAAAGCCAGCGGGGGATATTGAAATggggtggtggtggaaggAAAGATATAACAACGCAATATAACGCatcaagttcttttttaatcTCGGCGCACCATGAGACGGTTCATTGTTTTCCAGACGGTCGTGGAGGAGGGAGCCACAGGAGGAGAGCTGAAGAGATGTTTGAATGAAAGAATTGGCGACGAGTTTTCGGCTTGAAGTGTATGCTTGACGTCCTCCTTCACTGCTCGAAGGAATGCCACGATTGGCTGTTCCCTGGTTTTCATACTGTAAAGCAGTGAATACGGCGAATGGGATACATTGAGTTCGCTGAGTTGATGAAGGGTAGAAGGTGGAATCTCTACTCTGTGGCTTTGTATAGTGTATAGAAACACCCAATTTCTCTACCTACGTTCTCTGACTGCTCCGTGTAGA encodes:
- a CDS encoding related to carboxypeptidase A gives rise to the protein MKLQLLAYALSASACLIPSDSVPHSERAAVLAARQATRPEPDFPIGTGDRFKKGTIVPKGLSTSDRNLKSILTPAEVSSALEGLAKNFKEVELIRPPYKTYEGVKTLGAKIGKNPKFFIISGAHARERGGPDHVVYWLSDLLHARKAGKGLKYGKTTFTAAQVRKAVDGGIVVLPIINPDGVKHDQSTNSCWRKNRNPKSSKGNPDAIGIDINRNYDFLFNYKKAFNSGIDLSSVASEDPTSEVFHGTGPESEPETKNVVWVMDKYKSLSWFVDLHSFGGDILYAWGDDDAQTKDPKESFANKKFDGRRGVLGDDETPKTKYKEYITSKDINVQKKVGNSMKKSMESAGTTKYVVQEAVGLYPTSGASTDYALGRFYGKACGKSKLQSYTIEFGEESGSAACPFYPSEKQYHMWMKQVASGLTEVALAAAETKPEVKKCAYPAPK
- a CDS encoding probable NADH2 dehydrogenase (ubiquinone) acyl carrier chain precursor; its protein translation is MFRSAVLRSVRVAARPAMRSFTVAPRVATAAVPKIQSFQAVRFYSAGGALNKEEVEGRIMSLLKGFDKVNDVSNIGTSAHFANDLGLDSLDTVEVVMAIEEEFSIEIPDKDADSIHSVQQAVEYILNQPDAN